The following proteins are encoded in a genomic region of Burkholderia cepacia:
- a CDS encoding CaiB/BaiF CoA transferase family protein, with translation MTSSNEGALAGVRVVDLSRVYAGPFCAQTLADHGADVIKVEPPQGDETRDWGPAMPNGLSSYYWGLNRNKRNLALDLSHPDGRDVLFRLLETADVLIDNFKQGTLERWGIGYDDCLRERFPRLVHCSISGYGTDGPLARFPGYDAVAQGLAGFMSINGEPGGMPLKVPFPVVDFAAGLSAVSSILLALVERTRSGLGQHVDIDLFSTALSMLHPVSTSWMATGEVPVATGNVYGAIAPYGVYPCKDKPVATGAGNNRTFARLVDALGVPELAHDPRFATNAQRVAHRDALDTLLGQLTAELRADDVVERLLQAGVATGPVNTVADAFGHPQAARNAMFVDTDTYTGAGIPAKLSRTPGSIRRPPQPFAADTDAVLDAYGIDAARRNALRQAGVLHDTRADATGSMS, from the coding sequence ATGACCAGCAGTAACGAAGGCGCGCTCGCAGGCGTGCGCGTGGTGGACCTGAGCCGCGTCTATGCGGGGCCGTTCTGCGCGCAAACGCTCGCGGACCACGGCGCGGACGTCATCAAGGTCGAACCGCCGCAGGGCGACGAAACGCGCGACTGGGGGCCCGCGATGCCGAACGGCCTGTCCAGCTACTACTGGGGGCTCAACCGCAACAAGCGCAATCTCGCGCTCGACCTGTCGCATCCCGACGGACGCGACGTGCTGTTCCGCCTGCTCGAAACGGCCGACGTGCTGATCGACAACTTCAAGCAGGGCACGCTCGAACGCTGGGGCATCGGCTACGACGACTGCCTGCGCGAACGCTTCCCGCGCCTCGTTCATTGTTCGATCTCCGGATACGGCACCGACGGCCCGCTCGCGCGGTTTCCGGGCTACGACGCGGTCGCGCAAGGCCTCGCCGGCTTCATGTCGATCAACGGCGAGCCGGGCGGTATGCCGCTCAAGGTGCCGTTTCCGGTCGTCGATTTCGCGGCCGGCCTGAGTGCCGTGTCGAGCATCCTGCTTGCGCTGGTCGAACGGACGCGCTCCGGCCTCGGCCAGCACGTCGACATCGACCTGTTCAGCACGGCGCTGTCGATGCTGCATCCGGTCAGCACCAGCTGGATGGCGACCGGCGAGGTGCCCGTCGCGACCGGCAACGTGTACGGCGCCATCGCGCCGTACGGCGTCTATCCGTGCAAGGACAAGCCGGTCGCGACCGGCGCCGGCAACAACCGCACGTTCGCACGGCTCGTCGACGCGCTCGGCGTGCCCGAGCTGGCGCACGATCCGCGATTCGCGACCAACGCGCAGCGCGTCGCCCATCGCGACGCGCTCGACACGCTGCTCGGCCAGCTGACCGCCGAGCTGCGTGCCGACGACGTCGTCGAACGGCTGCTGCAGGCCGGCGTCGCGACGGGACCGGTGAATACGGTCGCCGATGCATTCGGCCACCCACAGGCCGCGCGCAACGCGATGTTCGTCGACACCGACACGTACACCGGCGCAGGCATCCCCGCCAAGCTGTCGCGCACGCCCGGCTCGATACGCCGGCCGCCCCAACCGTTCGCCGCCGATACGGACGCCGTGCTCGACGCGTACGGCATCGACGCGGCGCGCCGGAACGCATTGCGGCAGGCGGGCGTGCTCCACGACACGCGCGCGGACGCCACCGGGAGCATGTCATGA
- a CDS encoding MFS transporter has product MTPTLSTHPAAVDDRTTQALYRRISRRLLPFLILGYTLSFIDRINIGFAHAQMAAELHFSDAVYGLGAGIFFIGYMAFEIPSNALLARIGARKTIARIMVLWGLGSAATMFVTTPAQFYACRFLLGVFEAGFFPGILFYLGAWYPPRQRAKAFALFMTALYLAGLIAGPVSGAILSYFDGAAGLSGWQWLFVVEGLPSSVLGLVALRFLDDRPDDARWLSDADKAALRAAHSHAEAGTPDANTTRPLLAHRDFWLLCAANFAIAAAGYALVFWMPVILHRGGLHGAMQIGLLSALPYLCGIVGMLAMGWRTERRREWRGHGAVAMLACAAALAGLASTAGASQLMIALCVAVATHAAALPAFWVLPGLALPKRSMAVAIAAITMSGAIGGFASPFLMGVLNTATGSMRGGLYFNAALLVAGAIALLGTLRTRAVSLANAG; this is encoded by the coding sequence ATGACACCGACCCTTTCCACTCATCCGGCCGCCGTCGACGATCGCACGACGCAGGCGCTCTACCGCCGAATCTCGCGCCGGCTGCTGCCGTTCCTGATCCTCGGCTACACGCTGTCGTTCATCGACCGGATCAACATCGGTTTCGCACACGCGCAGATGGCCGCCGAACTGCACTTCTCCGACGCCGTCTACGGGCTCGGCGCGGGCATCTTCTTCATCGGCTACATGGCGTTCGAGATTCCGAGCAATGCGCTGCTTGCCCGAATCGGCGCACGCAAGACGATCGCCCGGATCATGGTGCTGTGGGGGCTAGGCTCGGCCGCGACGATGTTCGTCACGACGCCCGCGCAGTTCTACGCGTGCCGCTTCCTGCTCGGCGTGTTCGAGGCCGGCTTCTTCCCCGGCATCCTGTTCTATCTCGGCGCGTGGTACCCGCCGCGGCAGCGCGCGAAGGCGTTCGCGCTGTTCATGACCGCGCTGTACCTCGCGGGACTGATCGCCGGCCCCGTGTCGGGCGCCATCCTCTCGTACTTCGACGGCGCCGCCGGCCTGAGCGGCTGGCAGTGGCTGTTCGTCGTCGAAGGGCTGCCGAGCAGCGTGCTCGGCCTCGTCGCGCTGCGCTTTCTCGACGACCGGCCGGACGACGCGCGCTGGCTGTCGGACGCTGACAAGGCCGCACTGCGCGCCGCGCACAGCCACGCCGAAGCCGGCACGCCGGACGCGAACACGACACGGCCGCTGCTTGCGCACCGCGACTTCTGGCTGTTGTGCGCGGCCAATTTCGCGATCGCGGCAGCCGGCTACGCGCTCGTGTTCTGGATGCCCGTGATCCTGCATCGCGGCGGCCTGCATGGCGCGATGCAGATCGGGCTGCTATCCGCGCTGCCTTACCTGTGCGGCATCGTCGGCATGCTCGCGATGGGCTGGCGCACCGAGCGCCGGCGCGAATGGCGCGGGCACGGAGCAGTCGCGATGCTCGCGTGCGCGGCCGCGCTCGCCGGGCTGGCGAGCACCGCCGGCGCATCGCAGTTGATGATCGCGCTCTGCGTCGCGGTCGCCACGCACGCGGCGGCGTTGCCCGCGTTCTGGGTGCTGCCGGGGCTCGCGCTGCCGAAGCGCTCGATGGCGGTCGCGATCGCGGCAATCACGATGTCCGGCGCGATCGGCGGGTTCGCGAGTCCGTTCCTGATGGGCGTGCTCAACACGGCCACCGGGTCGATGCGCGGCGGGCTCTATTTCAACGCCGCGCTGCTCGTGGCCGGCGCCATCGCCTTGCTCGGCACGCTGCGCACCCGCGCGGTGTCGCTCGCGAACGCCGGCTGA
- a CDS encoding crotonase/enoyl-CoA hydratase family protein produces the protein MAAFLIRERQGPILTVTMNRPETRNAISDTDAIDALTECCDDANRDESIRVLVLTGAGTTFSSGGNVKAMRALMESDPHDLAAIRTSYRRGIQRVAQAFQQLEVPAIAAVNGPAIGAGTDLACMCDIRIAADRARFAESFIALGLVPGDGGAWFLPRIVGAAVAAEMSFTGDALDAQAALRCGLVSHVVPDGDLLAHAHELAGRIARHSGTALRLTKRLLREGRHASLDTLLDLSASYQAFAHATPEHRAAVNALFAARG, from the coding sequence ATGGCAGCCTTTCTGATCCGTGAACGGCAGGGTCCGATCCTGACCGTCACGATGAACCGTCCCGAAACCCGCAACGCCATTTCGGACACCGATGCGATCGACGCGCTAACCGAATGCTGCGACGACGCGAACCGCGACGAATCGATCCGCGTGCTGGTCCTGACCGGCGCCGGCACGACGTTCTCGTCGGGCGGCAACGTGAAGGCGATGCGCGCGCTCATGGAATCGGACCCGCACGATCTTGCCGCGATCCGGACCAGCTACCGCCGCGGCATTCAGCGCGTTGCACAAGCGTTCCAGCAACTCGAAGTGCCGGCCATCGCGGCGGTCAACGGCCCGGCAATCGGCGCCGGCACCGATCTCGCGTGCATGTGCGACATCCGCATCGCTGCCGACCGCGCGCGCTTCGCCGAGAGCTTCATCGCCCTCGGGCTCGTGCCCGGCGACGGCGGCGCATGGTTCCTGCCGCGGATCGTCGGCGCCGCCGTCGCCGCGGAAATGTCGTTCACGGGCGATGCGCTGGACGCGCAAGCCGCGCTGCGCTGCGGGCTCGTGTCGCACGTCGTGCCCGACGGCGACCTCCTGGCGCACGCACATGAACTGGCCGGGCGCATCGCCCGTCACTCGGGCACCGCGTTGCGCCTGACCAAGCGGCTGCTGCGCGAAGGCCGCCACGCGAGCCTCGACACGTTGCTCGACCTGTCGGCCTCGTACCAGGCGTTCGCGCACGCGACGCCCGAACATCGCGCGGCGGTGAACGCGCTGTTCGCCGCGCGCGGCTGA
- the prpF gene encoding 2-methylaconitate cis-trans isomerase PrpF has product MAHTPQIRIPSTYIRGGTSKGVFFRLQDLPDAAQAPGAARDALLLRVIGSPDPYGKQIDGMGGATSSTSKTVIVSKSTRPGHDVDYLFGQVAIDKAFVDWTGNCGNLSAAVGPFAISGGLVDPARVPRDGVATVRIWQANIGKTIVAHVPVTNGAVQETGDFELDGVTFPAAEVQLEFMDPAAEEEGAGGSMFPTGNLVDDLAVPGVGTLKATMINAGIPTIFVEAEAIGYTGTELQDAINGDAKALEKFETIRAHGALRMGLIDTLDEIATRQHTPKIAFVAKPADYVASSGKRVNAGDVDLLVRAMSMGKLHHAMMGTAAVAIGTAAAIPGTLVNLAAGGGERNAVRFGHPSGTLRVGAEAQQQESGEWTVTKAIMSRSARVLMEGWVRVPGDAF; this is encoded by the coding sequence ATGGCTCACACTCCTCAAATCAGGATTCCCTCGACCTATATCCGCGGCGGTACCAGCAAGGGCGTGTTCTTCCGGCTGCAGGACCTGCCGGACGCCGCACAGGCGCCGGGCGCCGCGCGCGACGCGCTGCTGCTGCGCGTGATCGGCAGCCCCGATCCGTACGGCAAGCAGATCGACGGGATGGGCGGCGCGACGTCGTCCACCAGCAAGACGGTGATCGTGTCGAAGAGCACGCGGCCCGGCCACGACGTCGACTACCTGTTCGGCCAGGTCGCGATCGACAAGGCCTTCGTCGACTGGACCGGTAACTGCGGCAACCTGTCGGCGGCCGTCGGCCCGTTCGCGATCAGCGGCGGGCTCGTCGATCCGGCGCGCGTGCCGCGCGACGGCGTCGCGACCGTGCGGATCTGGCAGGCGAACATCGGCAAGACGATCGTCGCGCATGTGCCGGTCACGAACGGCGCGGTGCAGGAGACGGGCGATTTCGAGCTGGACGGCGTCACGTTCCCGGCCGCCGAAGTGCAGCTCGAATTCATGGATCCGGCCGCCGAGGAAGAAGGCGCGGGCGGCTCGATGTTCCCGACCGGCAACCTCGTCGACGATCTCGCGGTGCCGGGCGTCGGCACGCTGAAGGCGACGATGATCAACGCGGGCATCCCGACGATCTTCGTCGAGGCGGAAGCGATCGGCTATACGGGCACCGAGTTGCAGGACGCGATCAACGGCGATGCGAAGGCGCTCGAGAAGTTCGAGACGATCCGCGCGCACGGCGCACTGCGCATGGGCCTGATCGATACGCTCGATGAAATCGCGACGCGGCAGCACACGCCGAAGATCGCGTTCGTCGCGAAGCCGGCCGATTATGTTGCGTCGAGCGGCAAGCGCGTGAACGCAGGCGACGTCGACCTCCTGGTGCGTGCGATGTCGATGGGCAAGCTGCATCACGCGATGATGGGCACGGCGGCGGTCGCGATCGGTACGGCCGCGGCGATCCCCGGCACGCTCGTCAATCTGGCGGCAGGCGGCGGCGAACGCAACGCGGTGCGCTTCGGCCATCCGTCGGGCACGCTGCGCGTCGGCGCGGAAGCGCAGCAGCAGGAGAGCGGCGAGTGGACCGTCACCAAGGCGATCATGAGCCGTAGCGCGCGCGTGCTGATGGAAGGCTGGGTGCGGGTGCCGGGCGACGCGTTCTGA
- a CDS encoding CaiB/BaiF CoA transferase family protein translates to MSLNAPLSGIHIVEFEGLGPGPLAGWMLAEMGARITLIARPSGRTSAPDALRARDGDLLREGKTIVELDLKSPAGREAALDLIAQADALIEGLRPGVMERLGLGPDDCARRNPKLVYGRMTGWGQHGPLAAAAGHDLNYVALTGLLSLSAPNDGRPGLPPTVVGDAGGALGLAFGIVCALFDVRGGGPGRVVDGAIVDIVSMLGSLALWARSNGQLDGAQPSLFHDAPFYDVYRCADGECVTIGALEPPFYALLVERLGLTDVDPASQYDRACWPALKARFAEVFAQQPSAHWRALLEGTDACFAPLLSVADAVTHPHNVARGIYRTDENGNVRARVAPRFLPLTGDGADPA, encoded by the coding sequence ATGTCATTGAACGCGCCGCTTTCCGGCATCCACATCGTCGAATTCGAAGGTCTCGGCCCCGGCCCGCTCGCGGGCTGGATGCTTGCCGAGATGGGCGCACGCATCACGCTGATCGCGCGCCCGTCCGGCCGTACGAGCGCGCCGGACGCGCTGCGGGCTCGCGACGGCGACCTGCTGCGCGAAGGCAAGACGATCGTCGAGCTCGACCTGAAGTCGCCGGCCGGCCGTGAGGCCGCGCTCGATCTGATCGCGCAGGCCGATGCGCTGATCGAGGGCCTGCGGCCCGGCGTGATGGAGCGGCTCGGCCTCGGCCCCGACGATTGCGCGCGCCGCAACCCGAAGCTCGTGTACGGGCGGATGACCGGCTGGGGCCAGCATGGCCCGCTTGCGGCCGCGGCCGGGCACGACCTGAACTACGTCGCGTTGACGGGGCTGCTGTCGCTATCGGCACCGAACGACGGCCGGCCGGGCTTGCCGCCGACCGTCGTCGGCGATGCGGGCGGCGCGCTCGGGCTCGCGTTCGGGATCGTCTGCGCGCTGTTCGACGTGCGCGGCGGCGGGCCGGGGCGTGTGGTCGACGGCGCGATCGTCGACATCGTGTCGATGCTCGGCTCTCTGGCGCTGTGGGCACGCTCGAACGGGCAACTCGACGGTGCGCAGCCGAGCCTGTTCCACGATGCGCCGTTCTACGACGTATATCGCTGCGCGGACGGCGAATGCGTGACGATCGGCGCGCTCGAACCGCCGTTCTATGCGTTGCTGGTCGAACGGCTCGGGCTGACCGACGTCGATCCGGCGTCGCAGTACGACCGCGCGTGCTGGCCGGCGCTGAAGGCGCGTTTCGCCGAGGTGTTCGCGCAGCAGCCGTCCGCGCACTGGCGCGCGCTGCTCGAAGGCACCGACGCGTGTTTCGCGCCGCTGCTGAGCGTGGCCGACGCGGTCACGCATCCGCACAACGTGGCGCGCGGGATCTATCGAACCGACGAGAACGGGAACGTGCGGGCGCGGGTGGCGCCGCGCTTTTTGCCGTTGACGGGGGATGGGGCCGATCCGGCGTAG
- a CDS encoding enoyl-CoA hydratase/isomerase family protein: protein MTASGSFSSLTGDDAPSILRNDDDGIAWLTIHRPHVANALSAEAIRRLCDELVTLDDDPSIRVIVIRGAGERAFSAGVDLGDPEIRGMQPMRGLARNVHELILELRKPTIAAINGHAIGGGCEIALACDLRIAADHATFALPEARVGMGANFASVLLPRMLPRAIAMELLFTGRRFDADEAQRAGLLNRVVPGAALDDTVRELAQTIAANAPLTIRRIKETAMRSQGLPVAAALRLDVGPDVYASEDRIEGARAFLEKRKPVFKGR, encoded by the coding sequence ATGACCGCATCCGGCTCGTTTTCCTCGCTGACGGGCGACGACGCGCCGTCGATCCTGCGCAATGACGACGACGGCATCGCGTGGCTGACGATCCATCGCCCGCACGTCGCCAATGCACTGTCCGCCGAAGCGATCCGGCGCCTGTGCGACGAACTCGTCACGCTCGACGACGACCCGTCGATCCGCGTCATCGTGATCCGCGGCGCGGGCGAACGCGCGTTCAGCGCGGGCGTCGATCTCGGCGATCCCGAGATACGCGGGATGCAGCCGATGCGCGGGCTCGCCCGCAACGTGCACGAGCTGATCCTCGAACTGCGCAAGCCGACGATCGCGGCAATCAACGGCCACGCCATCGGCGGCGGCTGCGAAATCGCGCTCGCCTGCGACCTGCGGATCGCTGCCGATCACGCGACCTTCGCGCTGCCCGAAGCGCGGGTCGGGATGGGTGCGAACTTCGCGAGCGTGCTGCTGCCGCGCATGCTGCCGCGCGCGATCGCGATGGAGCTGCTGTTCACGGGCCGCCGCTTCGACGCGGACGAAGCGCAGCGCGCCGGCCTGCTGAACCGCGTCGTCCCCGGCGCCGCGCTCGACGACACCGTGCGCGAACTGGCGCAGACGATCGCCGCGAACGCGCCGCTCACGATCCGCCGCATCAAGGAAACCGCGATGCGCAGCCAGGGGCTGCCGGTGGCCGCCGCGCTGCGGCTGGACGTCGGCCCCGACGTCTACGCGAGCGAGGACCGGATCGAAGGCGCCCGCGCGTTTCTCGAGAAGCGCAAGCCGGTGTTCAAGGGACGCTGA
- a CDS encoding porin yields the protein MQQKTLLIGACVLCATSAHASSVTLYGIVDSYVEFDRIGSLSTLRQSGGGSSTSRFGLTGVEDLGGGTSTKFVLESGFSPADGSFQGGTLFYRQAYVSLQNTRYGDLRLGRQYTPAFYIVYDGDPFGLNERLSPLALLATSTDTITSNTTPPIPRFNQAASYLSPDWNGLRVMATYGFPTPNALSTQAGRNYGAGLQYRIGGLYLGAGFQGDTSAGNLAPVVSPSTTRHYVFAANYAFARVKLYAAFLYGVGTASHLPAFSTASVGASINVGALDRVLVSVVRRDVKGSANDATALGVGYDHPLSKRTSLYARYLYMKNGGDARNTIVVGLQPQPGGTEQVFALGIVHRF from the coding sequence ATGCAACAGAAAACACTCCTGATCGGCGCGTGTGTGCTGTGCGCCACGTCGGCGCACGCGTCGTCAGTCACGCTGTACGGAATCGTCGACAGCTACGTCGAATTCGATCGCATCGGCAGCCTGTCGACCCTGCGGCAAAGCGGCGGCGGATCGTCGACGAGCCGGTTCGGACTGACGGGCGTCGAGGATCTCGGCGGCGGCACATCGACGAAGTTCGTGCTGGAAAGCGGCTTCTCGCCGGCCGACGGCTCGTTCCAGGGCGGCACGCTGTTCTACCGGCAAGCCTACGTGTCGCTGCAGAACACGCGCTACGGCGATCTCCGGCTCGGCCGGCAATACACGCCCGCGTTCTACATCGTCTATGACGGCGATCCGTTCGGACTCAACGAACGGCTGTCCCCGCTCGCGCTGCTCGCGACATCGACGGACACGATCACGAGCAACACGACGCCACCGATTCCGCGCTTCAACCAGGCTGCGTCGTATCTGAGCCCCGACTGGAACGGCCTCCGCGTAATGGCCACTTACGGCTTTCCGACACCGAACGCGCTGTCCACGCAGGCCGGGCGCAACTACGGCGCCGGGCTTCAGTACCGGATCGGCGGGCTCTACCTCGGCGCCGGCTTCCAGGGCGACACGTCGGCCGGCAACCTGGCGCCCGTCGTCTCGCCGTCGACGACGCGCCACTACGTGTTCGCGGCCAACTACGCATTCGCACGCGTCAAGCTGTACGCCGCGTTTCTGTACGGCGTCGGCACGGCGTCGCACCTGCCCGCGTTCTCGACGGCGAGCGTCGGCGCGTCGATCAACGTCGGCGCGCTCGATCGCGTGCTCGTCTCGGTCGTGCGCCGCGACGTGAAAGGCTCGGCGAACGACGCGACCGCGCTCGGCGTCGGCTACGACCATCCGCTGTCGAAGCGCACGTCGCTCTATGCGCGCTATCTGTACATGAAGAACGGCGGCGACGCCCGCAACACGATCGTCGTCGGCCTGCAGCCGCAACCGGGCGGCACCGAGCAGGTGTTCGCGCTCGGCATCGTTCACCGCTTCTGA
- a CDS encoding acyl-CoA dehydrogenase family protein, with the protein MNFDLELEHRMIRDLVARFVQDELIPLEAAVMAREADGQRFGLLDEERAHLDERSRQLGLWGLDAPLDAGGSDLPAVAMVGVNEAIGTTVTPYILPPDSPNLRMLCEVADDAQRARYLEPYARGLTRAAMAISEPGAGSDPGALSTTAMRDGDSWVLNGRKIWISHAPEADWTIVMALTDRSKGKRGGMSAFIVDRGTPGFVIERRIPMIGGLSTYEIVLDDCRIPAPQLLGQEGAGFAPMQARLTNRRLEMAAWCIGRAERAVAMLCDHAKQRKTFGVPLAERQAVQWWVADALTQIHACRLMTYEAATRVDAGQDARTQISMVKVFATEMASSVIDHAMQTLGAMGMTKEMPLQQMASEARLMRIFEGPTEVHRWVVARSVL; encoded by the coding sequence ATGAATTTCGACCTTGAACTCGAACACCGGATGATCCGCGACCTCGTCGCACGTTTCGTGCAGGACGAGCTGATTCCGCTCGAAGCAGCCGTCATGGCTCGCGAGGCCGACGGCCAACGCTTCGGGCTGCTCGACGAAGAACGCGCACACCTCGACGAGCGTTCCCGGCAGCTCGGCCTGTGGGGCCTCGACGCGCCGCTCGACGCCGGCGGCTCGGACCTGCCGGCCGTCGCGATGGTCGGCGTCAACGAAGCGATCGGCACGACTGTGACGCCGTACATCCTGCCGCCCGATTCACCGAACCTGCGGATGCTGTGCGAAGTGGCCGACGACGCGCAGCGCGCGCGCTATCTCGAACCGTACGCACGCGGGCTCACGCGTGCCGCGATGGCGATCTCCGAGCCGGGCGCCGGCTCGGATCCGGGCGCGCTGTCGACGACGGCCATGCGCGACGGTGACAGTTGGGTGCTGAACGGACGGAAGATCTGGATCAGCCACGCGCCCGAAGCCGACTGGACGATCGTGATGGCGCTCACCGATCGAAGCAAGGGCAAGCGCGGCGGCATGTCGGCGTTCATCGTCGACCGCGGCACGCCCGGCTTCGTCATCGAACGGCGGATCCCGATGATCGGCGGGCTGTCGACCTACGAAATCGTGCTGGACGACTGCCGCATTCCCGCCCCGCAATTGCTGGGCCAGGAAGGCGCCGGCTTCGCGCCGATGCAGGCACGGCTCACGAACCGGCGGCTGGAAATGGCCGCATGGTGCATCGGCCGTGCCGAGCGCGCGGTCGCGATGCTGTGCGACCATGCGAAGCAGCGCAAGACCTTCGGCGTTCCGCTCGCGGAACGCCAGGCGGTCCAGTGGTGGGTCGCCGACGCGCTCACGCAAATCCACGCATGCCGCCTGATGACCTACGAAGCGGCCACGCGCGTGGATGCCGGGCAGGATGCACGCACGCAGATCTCGATGGTCAAGGTGTTCGCCACCGAAATGGCGTCGAGCGTCATCGATCATGCGATGCAGACGCTCGGTGCGATGGGCATGACGAAGGAAATGCCGTTGCAGCAGATGGCCAGCGAAGCGCGGCTGATGCGCATCTTCGAAGGCCCGACCGAGGTGCATCGTTGGGTCGTCGCGCGCAGCGTGCTCTGA
- a CDS encoding alpha/beta hydrolase, giving the protein MDTLHLVDPEIRPLLETWPTVTLGIDNLAPSRERVLPLPPPDLAGSTLERRAVPGPAGAPDVPVLVYLPDHHARPLPAIVHMHGGGFVRGKAKDLEAVHRSLVTQLGCALISIDYRLAPETVFPGAIEDCYAALAWVFRHADTLGIDVARVGVAGESAGGGLAASLALLARDRGRISARVPASGLSDARRSHLHAHAASAYRRIRLARGQQPVRLDLVAGHAPGIDGVSPYAAAARATQLDGLPPTFLSVGSLDLFLDENLDYAQRLLRAGVPTELHVLPGGVHGFDIVPGARVSETARRLSHDALRRFLHG; this is encoded by the coding sequence TTGGACACCCTGCATCTCGTCGATCCTGAAATCCGCCCGCTGCTCGAAACCTGGCCGACCGTCACGCTCGGCATCGACAACCTCGCACCGTCGCGCGAACGCGTGCTGCCGCTGCCGCCGCCCGACCTTGCCGGCAGCACGCTCGAGCGCCGCGCGGTGCCCGGCCCCGCCGGCGCGCCGGACGTCCCGGTCCTCGTCTACCTGCCCGACCATCACGCGCGTCCGCTCCCGGCGATCGTTCACATGCACGGCGGCGGCTTCGTGCGCGGCAAGGCGAAGGATCTCGAGGCGGTACACCGGTCTCTCGTGACGCAGCTCGGTTGCGCGCTGATCTCGATCGACTACCGGCTCGCGCCGGAAACCGTGTTTCCCGGCGCGATCGAGGATTGCTACGCGGCGCTCGCATGGGTCTTCCGCCATGCCGATACGCTCGGCATCGACGTGGCCCGCGTCGGCGTGGCAGGCGAGAGCGCGGGCGGCGGGCTCGCCGCCTCGCTGGCGCTGCTGGCCCGCGACCGTGGGCGAATATCGGCTCGCGTTCCAGCATCTGGTCTATCCGATGCTCGACGATCGCACCTGCACGCGCACGCCGCATCCGCATACCGGCGAATTCGTCTGGCACGCGGCCAACAACCGGTTCGGCTGGACCTCGTTGCCGGTCACGCGCCGGGCATCGACGGCGTGTCGCCCTACGCTGCCGCCGCACGCGCCACGCAGCTCGACGGCCTGCCGCCCACGTTCCTGTCGGTCGGCTCGCTCGACCTGTTCCTCGATGAAAATCTCGACTATGCGCAGCGCCTGCTGCGCGCGGGCGTGCCGACCGAACTGCACGTGCTGCCCGGCGGCGTGCACGGTTTCGACATCGTGCCCGGCGCACGTGTGTCCGAAACGGCGCGCCGACTGAGCCACGACGCGCTGCGCCGCTTCCTGCACGGCTGA
- a CDS encoding type II toxin-antitoxin system Phd/YefM family antitoxin: MPHTILASVTASVSELKRNPMGTVAAGEGFPVAILNHNEPAFYCIPAKTWEAMVERLEDIEDNALADSRAKEKVVKVKLNDL; encoded by the coding sequence ATGCCTCATACCATTCTGGCCAGCGTGACCGCGAGCGTTTCGGAACTGAAACGGAACCCGATGGGGACGGTCGCGGCAGGAGAGGGCTTTCCGGTCGCGATTCTGAATCACAACGAGCCTGCGTTCTATTGCATTCCGGCGAAGACGTGGGAAGCCATGGTCGAACGCCTGGAAGACATCGAAGACAATGCATTGGCCGATTCGCGCGCCAAGGAGAAGGTCGTCAAGGTCAAGCTGAATGACCTTTGA
- a CDS encoding IclR family transcriptional regulator, whose amino-acid sequence MSGNVVKSAARVFEVLELFSALQRPLSVREIATRCGYPGSSAAALLTSMKALGYLAYDDATHAYAPTARLVNLGEALVDSAAGSRRHWHAVAKRLALRTHEAVVIAVQSDLYVQYIDAVEGSHKIPIQFYAPIGTRREMCMSGLGWALLSLQPDSTIRRLVSRSIRRIGKSGRTIDEDVVLDKVEQTRRLGYSYSAHTVTQGAAMISMVIADGWNGLPLAMGVAGPVERIDARRDAIVRAMREALDAQRPEAAAG is encoded by the coding sequence ATGAGCGGAAACGTGGTCAAGAGCGCGGCGCGCGTGTTCGAGGTGCTGGAACTCTTCAGCGCATTGCAGCGGCCGCTGAGCGTGCGCGAGATCGCCACGCGCTGCGGGTATCCGGGGTCGAGCGCGGCGGCGCTGCTGACCAGCATGAAGGCGCTCGGCTATCTCGCGTACGACGATGCGACCCACGCATATGCGCCGACCGCAAGGCTCGTCAATCTCGGCGAAGCGCTGGTCGATTCGGCGGCCGGCAGCCGGCGGCACTGGCATGCCGTCGCGAAACGGCTGGCGCTACGCACGCACGAGGCGGTCGTGATCGCGGTGCAGAGCGACCTGTACGTGCAGTACATCGATGCGGTCGAGGGCTCGCATAAGATTCCGATCCAGTTTTATGCGCCGATCGGCACGCGTCGCGAGATGTGCATGTCGGGGCTCGGCTGGGCGCTGCTGAGTCTTCAGCCGGACAGCACGATCCGCCGGCTCGTGTCGCGCAGCATCCGCCGGATCGGGAAGTCGGGCAGGACGATCGACGAGGACGTCGTGCTCGACAAGGTCGAGCAGACGCGCCGGCTCGGTTATTCCTATTCGGCGCATACGGTCACGCAGGGCGCCGCGATGATCTCGATGGTGATCGCGGACGGCTGGAACGGCCTGCCGCTGGCGATGGGGGTGGCCGGGCCCGTCGAGCGGATCGACGCGCGTCGCGACGCGATCGTGCGGGCGATGCGCGAGGCGCTGGACGCGCAGCGCCCGGAAGCGGCGGCGGGCTAG